Proteins encoded together in one Penaeus vannamei isolate JL-2024 chromosome 41, ASM4276789v1, whole genome shotgun sequence window:
- the LOC138860445 gene encoding uncharacterized protein gives MPHTSSYASSHPSLASSYSSYASSYPSFLILLLVLIPLLGFLVPLLVLIPLLSLLIPLLGLLILLLDLVIPLLGLHTPPRLPHTPPWPPHTPPTPPHTPPRPPHTSSWTPHTTVWPPHTPPRPPHTLLCHLIPYTQTPPMPPQTSYPYPS, from the coding sequence ATGCCTCATacctcctcctacgcctcctcacacccctccttGGCTTCCTCATACTCCTCCTACGCTTCTTCATACCCCTCCTTCCTTATACTCCTTCTAGTCCTCATACCCCTCCTTGGCTTCCTTGTACCCCTTCTAGTCCTCATACCCCTCCTAAgcctcctcatacccctccttggcctcctcatactcctcctaGACCTTGTCATACCCCTCCTTGGCCTTCATACCCCTCCTAGGCTTCCTCATacccctccttggcctcctcatacccctcctacgcctcctcatactcctcctaGGCCTCCTCATACCTCTTCTTGGACTCCTCATACCACTGTTTGgcctcctcatacccctcctaGACCTCCTCATACCCTCCTGTGCCACCTCATACCTTATACCCAAACCCCTCCTATGCCCCCTCAAACCTCATACCCATACCCCTCATAA